In the Maribacter sp. MJ134 genome, one interval contains:
- a CDS encoding S8 family peptidase gives MKRTFSKSVFFIAATTLMMSCGSTGGLILTPVENIDTTPLKIAELTKAEKQNWGHLDLITDTIPGMSVDKAYKDIIKNKKGSKVIVAVLDSGIDLDHEDLDGVLWTNTKERPGNNKDDDGNGYIDDIHGYNFLGESYNEQLEYVRMLRLNIGDQATLAKAKAKLDKEYNEALQNKQQYEQILQAVKGADAAVKKHLGKESYTKAEVSAIEAKDETMQRNKAILAQMFTIKETIPEVLEELGDGLKYFTEQLNYNLNKDFDGRKVVGDDPYNWNDTKYGNGNPNNRVADESHGTHVAGIIAAERNNDKGANGIANNVAIMSVRAVPNGDEYDKDIALGIRYAVDNGAKVINGSFGKSFSPNAAWVYDAIKYAAKNDVLFVHAAGNDGANLDDPSNPNYPNDQVNNGPEISDNVITVGALDPKYGSELLASYSNYGKINVDIFAPGTDIYSSYPNNTYEYSPGTSMAAPAVAGLAALLFSQYPNLSAAQVKKIILKSGLPIKAKVILGGDASKSANLRDISTSGKIANAYNALIMAGQVSKGQIQL, from the coding sequence ATGAAACGAACATTTTCTAAATCGGTCTTCTTTATTGCTGCCACAACGCTAATGATGAGTTGCGGTAGTACCGGAGGTTTGATTCTCACCCCTGTAGAAAATATTGATACGACACCCCTTAAAATCGCTGAGCTTACCAAAGCCGAAAAGCAAAATTGGGGACATCTAGATTTAATAACCGACACCATTCCTGGAATGAGTGTGGATAAGGCCTATAAGGATATCATTAAAAATAAGAAAGGTAGTAAAGTCATTGTTGCAGTATTGGATTCAGGAATAGACTTAGACCACGAAGATTTAGATGGCGTACTTTGGACCAATACCAAGGAAAGACCTGGGAACAATAAAGATGATGATGGGAATGGATACATAGATGACATTCACGGTTATAATTTCCTAGGGGAATCCTATAACGAACAGCTAGAATATGTTCGCATGCTCCGCTTAAACATTGGAGACCAAGCAACGCTTGCCAAAGCAAAGGCAAAATTGGACAAGGAATACAATGAGGCCCTACAGAACAAACAACAATATGAGCAGATTTTACAGGCCGTAAAAGGAGCGGATGCCGCCGTTAAAAAGCATTTGGGTAAAGAAAGCTATACCAAGGCCGAGGTATCGGCAATTGAAGCCAAAGACGAAACTATGCAGCGCAACAAAGCCATTCTTGCGCAGATGTTCACAATAAAAGAAACGATTCCGGAAGTACTTGAAGAGCTTGGTGACGGGTTGAAATATTTTACGGAACAGCTTAATTATAACCTCAACAAAGATTTTGATGGTAGAAAAGTAGTCGGAGACGACCCTTACAACTGGAACGATACCAAATACGGTAATGGTAATCCAAACAATCGCGTAGCAGATGAAAGTCATGGTACCCATGTAGCCGGTATTATTGCGGCGGAAAGAAATAATGACAAAGGTGCCAACGGTATTGCCAATAATGTAGCCATAATGAGTGTACGTGCCGTACCCAACGGGGACGAGTATGACAAAGACATTGCCCTTGGCATTCGTTATGCGGTGGATAATGGGGCCAAGGTCATCAATGGCAGCTTTGGAAAGTCGTTTTCTCCAAACGCAGCGTGGGTTTACGATGCCATAAAATACGCTGCAAAAAATGATGTGCTCTTTGTGCATGCCGCCGGTAACGATGGTGCCAATCTAGATGACCCTTCCAATCCAAACTACCCTAACGATCAAGTGAACAACGGTCCGGAAATCTCGGATAACGTTATAACCGTAGGTGCCCTAGACCCGAAATACGGTTCGGAATTGTTAGCTTCTTATTCCAATTACGGAAAAATAAACGTTGATATTTTCGCTCCCGGAACGGATATTTACTCTTCTTATCCCAATAACACTTACGAGTACTCTCCAGGGACTTCTATGGCAGCCCCTGCAGTGGCGGGATTGGCCGCTCTGTTATTTTCCCAATATCCTAACTTATCCGCAGCTCAGGTCAAAAAAATCATTTTGAAATCCGGATTGCCGATTAAAGCAAAAGTGATTTTGGGCGGTGACGCATCAAAAAGTGCTAACTTAAGGGACATCTCCACTTCGGGGAAAATTGCAAATGCCTATAACGCCCTTATTATGGCTGGTCAAGTAAGTAAAGGTCAAATTCAATTATAA
- a CDS encoding DinB family protein codes for MKRISELMICGITLLLCHTVMGQQEQVPKTAFTKMYLPVWLAARSHCLEVAQAMPEEMYGYQPTGESKTFGEQIVHIGYTIELLTRRYVQGQEVKPNTPDASKMSKKEIIALLEQGFDYTENVVRTIEQETLDETCKMYHSGNTVSRAFALFYVQDHLTNHRAKANLYLRMNGIEPPAYTW; via the coding sequence ATGAAAAGAATAAGTGAGCTAATGATATGTGGCATTACCCTTTTACTCTGCCACACGGTCATGGGACAGCAGGAGCAAGTGCCCAAAACTGCTTTTACCAAGATGTATCTTCCGGTATGGTTAGCGGCTAGATCGCACTGTCTAGAGGTGGCCCAGGCAATGCCAGAAGAGATGTACGGCTATCAACCTACGGGAGAAAGTAAAACCTTTGGCGAGCAAATAGTTCATATTGGTTATACGATCGAGTTACTGACAAGGAGGTACGTACAAGGACAAGAAGTAAAACCCAATACGCCGGATGCCAGTAAAATGAGCAAGAAAGAAATAATAGCTCTTTTGGAACAAGGATTTGATTACACGGAAAATGTAGTACGTACAATTGAACAAGAAACGCTAGACGAGACCTGCAAAATGTACCATAGTGGCAATACGGTAAGTCGTGCTTTTGCTTTGTTCTACGTGCAGGACCATCTCACGAACCATAGGGCCAAAGCCAATCTCTATCTGAGAATGAACGGTATTGAACCTCCAGCATATACTTGGTAG
- a CDS encoding DUF1080 domain-containing protein, whose translation MRTKKIMACLLLSILFLSCGSSKKLYVEQDWKSLFNGENLEGWTTKIQHYEVGDNHGNTFRAEDGIIKVRYDEYEGNFNDRFGHLYYDEPYAYFHLSMEYRFVGDVHPGAPVFVKKNSGVMFHSQDPRTMPKEQNWPISVEMQFLAGLDDGKERPTGNMCSPGTDVVFKGKIDDRHCIRSSSATFYGNDWVKAELVVLGDSLASHFINGKKVLEYTQPQIGGEVVERHDPDMKKDGTLLKKGFIALQSEGQPIDFRNIKIKNLEGCMNPKAKNYGRHYIKSNEDRCVF comes from the coding sequence ATGAGAACAAAGAAAATTATGGCTTGTTTGCTTTTAAGCATTCTGTTTTTAAGTTGTGGGTCTAGCAAGAAGTTGTATGTAGAACAGGATTGGAAATCACTTTTCAACGGAGAAAATCTAGAAGGTTGGACGACCAAGATTCAACATTATGAGGTAGGCGATAATCATGGCAACACTTTTCGTGCGGAGGACGGTATTATCAAAGTGCGTTACGACGAATATGAGGGTAACTTTAATGATCGATTTGGTCATCTTTATTATGATGAGCCCTACGCCTATTTTCACTTGTCCATGGAATACCGCTTTGTAGGAGACGTACATCCTGGGGCTCCCGTATTTGTGAAGAAGAACAGTGGCGTTATGTTCCATTCCCAAGACCCAAGAACCATGCCTAAGGAACAGAATTGGCCCATATCGGTAGAAATGCAGTTTTTGGCGGGCTTGGATGACGGAAAAGAACGACCCACAGGAAATATGTGTTCTCCAGGTACCGATGTGGTTTTTAAAGGAAAAATAGACGACAGACACTGCATAAGGTCCAGTTCTGCAACTTTCTATGGCAATGATTGGGTAAAAGCGGAACTTGTAGTTTTAGGCGATTCATTGGCGAGCCATTTTATAAATGGCAAGAAAGTACTAGAGTACACCCAGCCGCAGATAGGTGGTGAGGTGGTAGAAAGGCATGACCCTGATATGAAAAAGGACGGCACCTTATTAAAAAAAGGATTTATCGCATTGCAGAGCGAAGGTCAGCCTATAGATTTTAGGAACATCAAAATAAAGAACCTAGAAGGGTGCATGAATCCCAAAGCCAAGAACTATGGTCGGCACTATATCAAATCGAATGAAGACCGCTGTGTCTTTTAA
- a CDS encoding type II toxin-antitoxin system RelE/ParE family toxin has protein sequence MAKRNVIWTKTADLQFVGILEYWAKRNKSPIYSKKLILLVAQRTNQIAKSPLTYKSTNFNDIRVASLGNFSIYYKITEESIIISAFWDNRQDPKKLLEILRRGK, from the coding sequence ATGGCTAAACGCAATGTAATCTGGACAAAAACAGCTGACCTTCAATTTGTTGGAATTCTTGAATATTGGGCAAAGAGAAATAAGTCCCCCATATATTCGAAGAAATTAATTCTATTGGTTGCTCAGCGCACAAATCAAATCGCTAAATCACCTTTAACCTATAAATCTACTAACTTCAATGATATTAGGGTGGCCTCATTAGGTAATTTCAGTATCTATTACAAAATAACGGAAGAGTCAATTATAATAAGCGCTTTTTGGGATAATCGACAGGACCCAAAAAAATTATTGGAGATTCTACGTAGAGGAAAATAA
- the rnpA gene encoding ribonuclease P protein component, which produces MIKQAHSFGRKEKLKNKERITQLFEEGKTLKAYPLKLIYLSVDEQEVAIKVGVAVPKRSFKSAVKRNRIKRLMREAYRLNKAIVFNNTQGNFAFLFLYLGKEMPSFDQIAPRMELLLNNFNVQNHEKSTT; this is translated from the coding sequence ATGATCAAACAGGCCCACTCGTTCGGTAGAAAAGAAAAGCTAAAAAACAAGGAGCGTATTACGCAATTGTTCGAGGAAGGAAAAACGTTAAAGGCCTATCCCTTAAAGCTCATCTATTTAAGTGTTGACGAACAAGAGGTGGCCATAAAAGTAGGCGTTGCCGTTCCTAAAAGAAGTTTTAAAAGTGCGGTAAAACGGAATCGTATCAAAAGACTGATGCGGGAGGCCTATAGGCTCAATAAAGCCATCGTTTTTAACAATACTCAGGGGAACTTTGCGTTTCTATTTTTATACCTTGGGAAAGAAATGCCCTCTTTTGATCAAATAGCGCCGCGAATGGAGCTTCTTTTGAATAATTTTAACGTCCAAAATCATGAAAAAAGCACTACATAA
- a CDS encoding MBL fold metallo-hydrolase, translated as MEIFPVETGNFKLDGGAMFGVVPKTIWQKTNPADTNNLIDIAARSLLIEDANRLILIDTGMGNKQSDKFFSYYYRWGDFSLDNSLKKLGFHRDDITDVFMTHLHFDHCGGCIQWNSNRTGYEPAFKNAHFWTNENHWKWATEPNAREKASFLKENLLPMEESGQLKFIGLPNTNNDLAFKEQSELNFGIRFVDGHTEKQMLPQIKYKGKTIVFVADLIPTVGHIPLPYVIGYDTRPLLTLSEKELFLNKAVENEIYLFFEHDAHNELCTLKQTEKGVRLDSTYTFEEIFH; from the coding sequence ATGGAAATTTTTCCCGTAGAAACTGGTAATTTTAAATTGGACGGTGGGGCTATGTTCGGCGTAGTTCCTAAGACCATTTGGCAAAAGACTAACCCTGCAGATACTAATAACCTTATCGATATCGCTGCAAGAAGTCTTTTGATAGAAGATGCTAACCGCCTTATTCTTATCGATACCGGTATGGGGAACAAACAATCTGACAAATTTTTCAGCTATTATTACCGCTGGGGCGATTTTTCATTGGACAATTCCCTGAAAAAGCTTGGATTTCATAGAGACGATATTACCGATGTTTTTATGACACATCTACATTTTGATCACTGTGGCGGTTGTATTCAGTGGAACAGTAACAGAACGGGTTATGAACCTGCCTTTAAAAATGCACATTTTTGGACCAATGAAAATCATTGGAAATGGGCCACAGAACCCAACGCTAGGGAAAAAGCTTCCTTTCTAAAGGAAAACCTTTTACCTATGGAGGAAAGTGGCCAGTTAAAATTTATCGGGTTGCCAAACACAAACAATGATCTAGCTTTTAAAGAACAATCGGAACTTAATTTTGGAATTCGATTTGTAGATGGGCATACCGAAAAGCAAATGTTACCTCAAATTAAATACAAAGGAAAAACCATAGTGTTCGTAGCGGATTTAATTCCAACGGTAGGACACATTCCATTACCTTACGTCATCGGCTACGATACACGCCCCTTATTAACCCTTTCTGAGAAGGAACTATTCCTAAATAAGGCCGTGGAAAATGAGATTTACCTGTTCTTTGAACACGATGCCCATAATGAACTCTGCACCCTTAAACAAACGGAAAAAGGTGTGCGATTGGATAGCACTTATACCTTTGAAGAAATTTTCCATTAA
- a CDS encoding amino acid permease, with the protein MKKLERSLSLTSVIAISIGGMLGSGIFVLPGLAAAKTGSSVWLAYLLAAVCILPAALSKSELATAMPSSGGTYVYIERAFGPLLGTIAGIGLWLSLLFKSAFALVGFGAYLSILVHIAPGLTKYIALIFLAIILFLNILGVKKVGKVQIVIVTISLVTLALILIFGLPKTSPELLEPFLLEGNMGLFSTVAFVYISYAGVTKVAAIAGEIKNPSTNLPRAMILSLLIMTSIYVFMAFVLVGNIPLDSLGSDIKPIYTISHLLGGKYVGYAAAIIGIVTLISMANSGVLASSRFPFAMAIDKLLPSFMAKIHSRYLTPVVTIVMTCFAMALVILFLDVEKIAKLASAFMVMMFILVNACVIVLRETAAQWYNPPYRSPFYPVLQLFGIGTGIALLVFLGLGPMLAIIAIFVIGLLIYFKFGKNATRTGILRKYGHRPALYLFYKRKKREQFAYRKNQPIAEQNLDGQLVSDAGVVVPLLGNEKSAEMLVEIAAAINKKEKIQAVNITEVPNQTFLDAFEEEENPQVTSLDRRIASLAVSKNIEIDFEAVVTHEMSDTIHELSNQTHCDWLVMGWNGRAHSGILVSNPVGWLLTHINSDFALFKDNGVRYISKVLLPLRPGRKEKNFVAVADRICKFYGASLTLLHVVPENTTEEAITDMKKKSQKLLTKVETKGMVFVQKSDDSIAAISKASASFDLLILGTPQKDNWISVLFGTGKDKFTEKSACSVLRLTMRD; encoded by the coding sequence TTGAAAAAATTAGAACGTAGTTTATCGCTTACCTCTGTAATTGCCATTAGTATAGGAGGTATGCTGGGTAGCGGAATTTTTGTGCTCCCAGGCTTGGCGGCCGCCAAAACAGGTTCTTCTGTATGGCTTGCCTATTTATTGGCAGCTGTCTGCATATTGCCTGCGGCACTATCAAAATCAGAGTTGGCCACTGCAATGCCTTCTTCAGGAGGCACATACGTATACATTGAACGAGCTTTTGGGCCACTTCTTGGCACCATAGCCGGTATAGGGCTTTGGCTATCCCTCCTCTTTAAAAGTGCCTTTGCCTTGGTTGGTTTTGGAGCATATCTGTCCATATTAGTACATATAGCCCCGGGATTAACAAAGTACATTGCCTTGATTTTTTTGGCGATAATTCTTTTTCTGAATATTCTGGGTGTTAAAAAGGTTGGCAAGGTTCAAATCGTTATTGTGACCATTAGCCTTGTTACGCTAGCTCTAATTTTAATCTTTGGCCTACCAAAAACATCACCTGAACTTTTAGAGCCTTTTTTATTGGAAGGGAATATGGGTCTGTTTTCTACCGTAGCATTTGTCTACATCTCCTATGCCGGGGTCACCAAGGTCGCTGCGATTGCTGGTGAGATAAAGAATCCAAGCACAAATTTGCCTAGGGCAATGATTCTCTCCTTACTTATCATGACTTCGATTTATGTGTTCATGGCCTTTGTTTTGGTAGGTAATATTCCTTTGGACTCCTTGGGTTCCGATATTAAACCGATATACACCATATCTCATCTCTTAGGAGGAAAATATGTGGGTTATGCTGCGGCCATTATAGGTATTGTAACCTTAATTTCCATGGCAAATTCCGGGGTTTTGGCCTCATCTAGATTTCCCTTTGCGATGGCGATAGATAAGCTACTGCCAAGCTTTATGGCGAAGATTCATTCGCGTTACTTAACGCCGGTGGTAACGATTGTCATGACCTGTTTTGCCATGGCCTTGGTCATCTTATTTTTAGACGTGGAGAAAATTGCAAAATTGGCCAGTGCATTTATGGTAATGATGTTCATATTGGTCAACGCCTGTGTCATTGTCCTTAGGGAAACGGCCGCGCAATGGTATAATCCGCCTTATCGTTCGCCGTTTTATCCTGTGTTACAGCTTTTTGGAATAGGCACGGGAATAGCTTTGCTCGTGTTTTTGGGATTGGGCCCAATGCTTGCTATAATCGCCATATTCGTTATCGGATTACTTATTTATTTCAAGTTTGGGAAAAATGCCACTCGTACAGGAATTTTAAGGAAATATGGACATCGACCCGCATTATATCTTTTTTACAAGCGAAAGAAGAGAGAACAGTTTGCCTACAGAAAAAATCAGCCCATAGCCGAACAAAATTTAGACGGACAATTGGTTTCCGATGCCGGTGTGGTAGTACCGCTCTTAGGGAATGAGAAATCTGCAGAGATGTTGGTGGAAATTGCGGCGGCCATCAATAAAAAGGAAAAAATACAGGCCGTAAATATCACTGAGGTACCGAACCAGACTTTTTTAGATGCTTTTGAGGAAGAAGAGAATCCGCAGGTAACCTCGCTAGACAGAAGAATTGCCAGTTTGGCGGTATCTAAGAATATCGAAATAGATTTTGAGGCCGTCGTTACCCATGAAATGTCAGATACCATACACGAACTTAGTAACCAGACACATTGCGATTGGTTGGTCATGGGTTGGAACGGCAGGGCGCACAGTGGTATTCTTGTGAGCAACCCTGTAGGGTGGCTGCTGACCCATATCAATTCTGATTTTGCCCTTTTCAAGGACAATGGTGTTCGGTACATTAGTAAAGTATTGTTGCCGCTAAGGCCAGGCCGAAAAGAGAAAAATTTTGTTGCTGTTGCCGATAGAATATGTAAGTTTTATGGCGCCTCGTTGACCCTATTGCACGTAGTGCCAGAAAATACCACAGAGGAAGCCATCACCGACATGAAGAAAAAATCTCAAAAACTTTTGACCAAGGTAGAAACGAAAGGTATGGTTTTCGTTCAAAAAAGTGATGACTCTATCGCTGCGATATCCAAAGCTTCGGCCAGTTTTGATTTACTGATTCTTGGCACCCCACAAAAGGACAATTGGATCAGTGTGCTGTTCGGAACAGGAAAAGATAAGTTTACGGAAAAGTCGGCCTGTTCGGTCTTACGTCTTACCATGCGTGACTAA
- a CDS encoding S41 family peptidase encodes MKKALHKKVIIPVIAIAFLFFGSSFKSDFFEIAKQIEIFTTLFKELNMNYVDETNPAELMDTAIKNMLEGLDPYTKFLNEQDVEAYRINNAGEYSGIGALVRSYKDKLLIIEPHEGYPADKAGLKAGDQIIQIGDIKVADFDDNASELLKGANGTSVSIIYKRQGKLSSTTIEREGITVDAVPFYSMIDDKTGYIVLAKFNAKASSQTKSALLDLKGKGAEKIVLDLRDNPGGLLSEAINVTNLFVPKGELVVTTKSKVKKFNREYRATNKAVDTEIPLVVLVNGSSASASEIVSGSLQDLDRAVIMGARSFGKGLVQRPLKLTYGTQLKVTISRYYTSSGRCIQALDYWNRDDNGLAVRNTKFNDFRTRNGRKVQDGGGVLPDVEVAAVKTNDLTMALLQNNVIFDYATDYHYQHNLSDISDFKFSNADFNDFKAYVRKSDFSFETKAEEAIKKALTGEENDFLGAEVKDSYKTLLANIEKGKINALDKFQGEIQKNLEDEIVKRYFYRDGLYKYYLNNDDAILAATELLNNTSKYTEILN; translated from the coding sequence ATGAAAAAAGCACTACATAAAAAAGTTATAATTCCCGTTATAGCCATCGCCTTTCTCTTTTTTGGAAGTAGTTTTAAAAGCGACTTTTTTGAGATTGCCAAACAAATAGAAATTTTTACTACGCTCTTTAAGGAGCTTAATATGAATTATGTGGATGAGACCAATCCTGCAGAATTAATGGATACTGCCATTAAAAATATGCTCGAAGGTCTGGACCCCTACACCAAATTTTTAAATGAACAGGACGTTGAGGCCTATCGTATCAACAATGCAGGGGAATACTCGGGTATTGGTGCCTTGGTTCGTTCCTACAAGGACAAGTTGCTCATCATTGAACCTCATGAGGGTTATCCGGCGGATAAGGCTGGCCTAAAAGCAGGAGACCAAATTATCCAGATCGGGGATATTAAAGTGGCCGATTTTGATGACAACGCCAGTGAACTCTTAAAAGGTGCCAACGGCACATCTGTTTCCATTATCTATAAAAGACAAGGAAAACTAAGCAGTACCACTATTGAACGAGAGGGTATAACGGTAGACGCAGTACCTTTCTATAGTATGATCGATGACAAAACAGGCTACATTGTGCTCGCCAAATTTAACGCCAAAGCTTCTTCCCAGACAAAATCTGCCTTGTTGGATTTAAAGGGAAAAGGTGCCGAAAAAATCGTGCTTGATCTGCGTGATAATCCGGGAGGCTTGCTATCAGAGGCCATTAACGTAACCAATCTTTTTGTGCCTAAGGGAGAGCTGGTCGTTACTACAAAATCCAAGGTGAAAAAATTCAACAGAGAATACCGAGCCACCAACAAGGCGGTAGATACGGAAATACCCTTGGTTGTTCTTGTAAACGGAAGCAGTGCTTCTGCCAGTGAAATCGTATCCGGTAGTCTTCAAGATCTGGACAGAGCGGTAATCATGGGGGCCAGGAGTTTTGGAAAAGGTCTGGTTCAGCGTCCGTTAAAACTTACATACGGAACACAGCTAAAAGTAACCATTTCTAGATATTACACATCTTCTGGACGTTGTATCCAAGCGTTGGACTATTGGAACAGGGACGATAACGGACTAGCGGTGCGAAACACAAAATTCAATGACTTTAGAACCCGAAATGGCCGCAAGGTGCAAGATGGGGGCGGTGTACTTCCAGATGTAGAAGTGGCCGCCGTCAAAACCAATGACCTCACCATGGCATTGCTTCAGAACAATGTGATTTTTGATTACGCCACGGACTATCATTACCAGCATAATCTGAGTGATATATCGGACTTTAAGTTCAGCAACGCTGACTTTAACGATTTTAAAGCCTACGTAAGGAAGAGTGACTTTTCTTTTGAGACCAAAGCGGAAGAGGCGATTAAAAAAGCACTTACAGGAGAAGAAAACGACTTCTTGGGCGCGGAGGTCAAGGATAGTTACAAAACCCTTTTGGCAAATATTGAAAAGGGCAAAATAAACGCCCTGGATAAATTCCAAGGTGAGATACAGAAGAATCTAGAGGATGAAATCGTTAAGCGTTATTTTTATAGAGATGGACTCTACAAATATTACCTGAATAATGATGATGCCATTCTCGCTGCTACAGAACTACTGAACAATACGAGCAAATACACTGAAATTTTAAACTGA
- a CDS encoding M1 family metallopeptidase yields the protein MKNINIVVTLLFFQVGLLSLSAQNQTNYWQQHVDYTMEVAMDVENYQYSGTQKLVYTNNSPESLNRVFYHLYFNAFQPGSEMDVRLQNIADPDDRMTTSEKTSRIAALSESEMGYLHVTALTQDGSKVTFNEEGTVLVVDLAKPIPPGTKSTFEMTFNGQVPLQIRRSGRNNSEGVALSMSQWYPKLAEYDFEGWHADPYIAREFHGVWGDFDVKLTLDKTYVVGGTGYLQNPQDIGHGYEAPGSKVKKQKGKTLTWHFKAPMVHDFMWAADPEYLHDTLQVENGPMLHFLYKNNPEIIENWKNLQPKTAAAMQFFNKNIGAYPYDQYSVIQGGDGGMEYAMSTLITGERKFSSLVGVMAHEMAHSWFQHILATNEAKHEWMDEGFTSFISSLCMNEIMDQNKDNPFLNSYKGYFNLALSGKEQPQTTHADRYALNYAYGISAYSKGSVFLAQLGYLIGQDKLMETLRKYYADFKFKHPVPNDIKRTAEKVSGMELDWYLTDWTQTTNTIDYGIKEVVADGEETKITLERIGLMPMPQDILVVYHDDTQETFYAPLRMMRGEKDNPYAPIQRTVLPDWPWAFPTYEFRIGKPLSSIKAIVLDPSQLMADVNIDNNVWQLQK from the coding sequence ATGAAAAACATAAACATAGTGGTAACACTGCTATTTTTCCAAGTAGGATTACTATCCTTATCAGCGCAAAATCAAACCAACTATTGGCAACAACACGTGGACTACACCATGGAGGTAGCTATGGATGTAGAAAACTACCAATATAGTGGCACCCAAAAATTAGTCTACACCAATAATTCCCCAGAGTCGTTAAATCGTGTTTTTTATCATCTCTATTTCAATGCTTTTCAACCTGGAAGTGAGATGGATGTGCGGTTACAGAACATAGCCGACCCCGATGATAGGATGACGACCAGCGAAAAAACGAGCAGAATTGCCGCGCTTTCCGAAAGCGAAATGGGATACCTACATGTTACCGCATTGACCCAAGATGGTTCAAAAGTAACCTTCAACGAAGAAGGTACCGTTCTGGTCGTAGATTTGGCAAAACCCATACCTCCTGGAACTAAGTCGACCTTTGAAATGACCTTCAATGGGCAGGTTCCTTTACAGATCAGAAGATCTGGAAGAAATAATAGCGAAGGGGTAGCCCTTTCCATGAGCCAATGGTATCCGAAATTAGCGGAATACGATTTTGAAGGCTGGCACGCAGACCCCTACATCGCAAGAGAATTTCATGGTGTCTGGGGTGATTTTGATGTAAAATTGACCTTGGACAAAACCTATGTGGTAGGAGGTACGGGCTATTTGCAAAATCCACAAGACATAGGGCATGGCTATGAAGCTCCCGGGAGCAAGGTGAAAAAACAGAAAGGAAAAACACTTACTTGGCATTTTAAAGCCCCTATGGTCCATGATTTCATGTGGGCCGCAGACCCCGAGTACCTACATGATACCTTACAGGTAGAAAACGGACCTATGCTTCACTTCCTTTACAAGAACAATCCAGAGATCATTGAGAACTGGAAAAACCTTCAGCCTAAGACGGCAGCGGCCATGCAGTTTTTCAATAAGAATATAGGGGCTTACCCCTACGATCAGTATTCCGTTATACAAGGCGGGGATGGCGGCATGGAATACGCTATGAGCACCTTAATTACCGGAGAACGAAAATTTAGTAGCCTTGTTGGTGTGATGGCACATGAGATGGCACATTCTTGGTTTCAGCACATTCTGGCGACCAATGAAGCCAAGCACGAGTGGATGGATGAGGGTTTTACTTCTTTTATCTCCAGTCTATGTATGAACGAGATAATGGACCAAAACAAGGACAACCCTTTTTTAAATTCCTACAAAGGTTATTTTAATCTAGCGCTATCCGGGAAAGAACAACCGCAAACTACCCACGCCGACCGCTATGCGCTAAATTATGCCTATGGTATATCCGCTTACAGCAAAGGTTCTGTCTTTCTAGCACAGCTAGGGTATCTCATTGGTCAAGATAAACTAATGGAAACTCTCAGAAAATACTATGCCGATTTCAAATTCAAGCACCCGGTGCCAAATGACATCAAGCGTACTGCGGAAAAGGTATCGGGCATGGAACTGGATTGGTACCTTACCGATTGGACCCAAACGACGAATACCATAGACTACGGCATTAAGGAAGTTGTGGCAGATGGGGAAGAAACAAAAATAACCTTGGAACGTATTGGGCTCATGCCTATGCCACAGGATATTTTGGTGGTGTATCATGATGATACCCAGGAAACCTTCTATGCCCCGTTACGGATGATGCGCGGTGAAAAGGACAATCCTTATGCCCCGATCCAAAGAACCGTGTTGCCAGATTGGCCTTGGGCATTCCCGACCTATGAGTTTAGAATCGGCAAGCCGCTCTCTAGTATCAAAGCAATAGTCCTGGACCCATCTCAGCTCATGGCCGATGTGAACATAGATAACAATGTTTGGCAGCTTCAGAAATAA